TTTTAACAATGGCAAGTTAGATTCGATTATATTTTTTACTTCCTGATTTTGCGTCACTATCCTTGCAGTTAAAACACCCCTTTCAAAAGTAACCTGTATATTAATTTTTCCTAATGAAGGTGGCTTGAGCTGTATAATTGCCTCTTGTGTATCTTTGCCTTTAACTAAAAACTCTATCTTTTCCGATATCTGATTGACAAGATAGCTATTGATAGATGTATTACCTTGAAGTATATTTCCCATTTTACCAAGAGGAGTATATATACTTGTATCTTGTATGACAAGGTTATTATTAAATTTGTCATTTTGTTTTTGGCTGATAATATCTATTAAATCTTTC
The nucleotide sequence above comes from Clostridia bacterium. Encoded proteins:
- a CDS encoding flagellar hook-length control protein FliK; this translates as KDLIDIISQKQNDKFNNNLVIQDTSIYTPLGKMGNILQGNTSINSYLVNQISEKIEFLVKGKDTQEAIIQLKPPSLGKINIQVTFERGVLTARIVTQNQEVKNIIESNLPLLKQNLADQGMGISNLSVSVNTGDSKGFEYYKDKRQTKTNLKRPNIKDVSGNSSAIKKYDDYLNIGYINYLV